The following DNA comes from Malania oleifera isolate guangnan ecotype guangnan chromosome 12, ASM2987363v1, whole genome shotgun sequence.
TGTGGGTGTACTTTCTTCGTGATAAGGCTGaggcttttgtaaaatttaaagtgtggcaTAGACTTGTTGAAAATGAGATAGGTTTGTAGTTAAAGAAACTTCGAACTGATCGAGGAGCCGAGTTCACATTAGGGGAGTTCAACAATTATTGTAGTGCATTTGGCATCAAGCTCCAATTGTTGACACCAAAAACTCCATAATAGAATGGCATTGTGGAACGGAAAAATCAAATTGTGATGGAGATGGCCAGAACAATGATGAAGGCACAAAACCttccaaaattatttttgtgCAGGAGCTATTAATACAATTGTGTATATCCTCAACCGATGCTTCACTAAAGCTTTAGGGAACAAAACACCTCACGAGGCTTACTTTGGTAGGAAACCCTCTGCTTCTCATCTTAGAACatttggttgcaaatgttttGTCCATGTTCCAGATGACAATCGAAGGAAGTTAGATGACAAAAGTCACAAGTACATCTTCTTGGGATACAGTACATAATCGAAGGCATATCGTTTGTATGATGCAGAGGCAAAAAAATCGTCACAAGTCAAGATGTGGTATTTGATGAAGGACCACACTTAGTGGGAGATAGAGATTGGTCCACTTTATCATCAACCGACAAAGTTACCCACCATGTGCCTCACTTAGAGCAGCAGATTGAGGGgaatgatgaagaaattcaaaaccaGCCTGTTGTACCAGTAGCACTTGTTCAGAAGCCACACCCCAGGtgggtacaacaactctttgaCAAAGGCAATCTAGAACCTGTGAATCAGAGTTCACAACTTGATGGACCTCGAAGGTCGAAGAGAATAGAGGAACAACATTGATCAACAAAACACTTGGTAAATATGACCGTAATGGCTGATATAATCAGTACAGTTAAGGAACCAAGTAGCCTAGATGAAGCGCTGGCTGATCTGAAGTGAAGAATGGCTATGGAAGCTGAATATGAAAGTAtcatgaaaaatgatacttgggagaTTGTGGATAGTCCCCCTCATAGGAAGGTAATCGGCACGAAGTGGATATAgaaggtaaaatataaagctGGTGGTACTTTAGAGAAGTACAAAGCTCACCTTGTAGCATAAGGATTTTTTCAGGTGGAAGGTTTTGATGTTACTGAAACCTTTGCACCAACAGCCTGCATGGAAACAATCCGTCTGGTTTTGGCTACTACTGCGCACAGAACCTGGGTGCTatttcaaatggacgtgaagTCTGCATTCCTTAATGGTCATCTTAAAGAGGAGGTTTATGTGATGCAACCATTAGGATTTGAATTTCCAAATTCAGACAACAAAGTGTGTAGGTTGAAGAAAGCCTTGTATGAGCTGAAATAAGTCCCTAGAGCTTGGTACCAAAGGATTGATTCTTTCTTACCTCTAATGCAAATTTATATGTACTGAAGGAGAATGAGATGTATGtaataattgtactatatgtagatgatcttaTGCTTATAGGTGACCACAAGGAGAAGATCAACAACATCCGTGAAGGCCTATGCTTAGAATTCAAGATGACATACTTGGGGCTACTCCACTCCTTCTTAGGCATTAAAGTGTGGCAGCATCCAGGAGAAATCTTTATTTCTCAGCAACGATATGCTGAAGAGTTATTGAAGGCATTTGGGATGGCAGAACGCACTCCAGTGGTTACTCCAATGGAAGTAAACATTAAGCTCTCCATTGAAGATCCCTCTCCACTTATtgatactaaaatgtatagaAGTCTAATTGGGAGTTTGGTGTACCTATGCAACACAAGGCCCAATATCAGTTTTGCAATTGGTATTCTGAGTAGATTTACAAATAAGCTACGAGAAATTCACTGGAAGGCTGGAATGAGGGTCCTCAAGTATATAAAAGGGACTCCTCATTTTGGCATCTCTTATACATCAGGGAACTCCCTAATTGGATACTGTGACTCTGATTGGGCAGGAGATATTGATTCTAAAAAGTCAGTTTCTGGATAttgttttctctttgggaataGAATTATCTCGTGGACAAGAAAAAAACAGTCAACAATGTCACTATCATTCACAGAAGTCGAGTACAAGTCAGCTCGTCACACCTCATGTGAAGCTGTCTGGATAAGAAGACTTCTTACTGATATTGGGATAACGATAAATGCCACAACTCTGATTCACTGTGACAATTAAATTTGCATAGCTATCTGTAAGAACCCGATGTTCCatgcaagaaccaagcacattgagatTCAATATCACTACATATGAGGACTTATTGAGGATGAGGTTGTTAAGATGGAGTATTGCCCAACGAAAGATAATCatgcagatatcttcaccaaagcattAGGTAGTTCCAACTTCCAGAAGCATCGGGATGCTCTTAGTATTGGTCCAAGAGTGTAGGTAGAcattgaggggggggggggtgttggtgtatatgtgtgcaatgcccacctcccatgAGTTAATTGGAACACTTAACTGACATATGATCTAGATGAGGTCGAAGTGGTAGAGCACAATGGTACTATGAAGACAGAAGACGTTCCCCTCCGAGACATGAGGGTCTAGGAGCAACACCCTTggtggggggggggtggggtaTGGGGGGAAACGCCACCCTAAGACAATATAGCCTATCCAGTGTGAACAGTGGGCATGGTATATCAAAatgaccactaatgtcaaagacatccactaatgtcaaagacgaccactaatgtTAAAGTAGgtcactaatgtcaaagatgaccactaatgtcaaagtcggccatggtaggtgagctaccaccacctaccatggtaggtgagcaacccatgtgcttcttccatggactagaggctataaataagacctCCCTACCGGAGCACCACACACATCTCGACTACAAGgttgtgtcctcttttgtttttctgtTTGTTGTCCTTTtgccattgaagctcatttagtgagtgcatggttggacaaATTATTGTAATCTTATTGTtataataaaactttgtgttatctcttcaatcgtttcttcaaagcagatcttggtgttgttattctacacCCTGCACATCACTTTGATAAATTCCCTCAATCTTACAGATTATAATTATGCAAACAACGGAAAACCATACTTAAAAACAAGACCCATTTCTTAAGCTTGAAAGGACTTCCGGCGACCAAACCTTGTGAGTTGAAAACGCGTTAGTCGACCAAATGGGTGAAAATTCAAAATAGTTGAATTAGGTCGAACAACCGAAccgaaattgaactaaactttcatggtcgaccgaaccatgaatacTGACTTTTCACCTTCCTCAGGCACCGAACCTTACATTCAAATACACCTCGGGCGACTGAAATTAGAAGTTCGGCAGATCGAATTATGAATCGGGTGAATGAACCTCAagcgtttggaaaattgccttggtttaGCTACTCGAACCTGTCCTCGGGCACTCgaagttgaaaattcaacttttccaattgtgagtgttcgggcgatcGACCTTGAGGTCTGGGTgatcgaaactcttgggttgccatatttttaactaCGGTAACTCaagttaattaagggtaaaatattttgaaacaattttaactATCCCTTTTGTGTACCAACGGTTACTTTTTGGGTGAAGGCTATATCTATGCTcccatttgcaaagattaagaatGAATTAGagttttgattaagaaaatttctctctggAATGTCCAACAAACCCAAATACTCCTCCTTTGCTCCTTCCcttgaaaaatcatatttagtGAGAGTATTGTGAGATACCCGAGACTTCctatacaagcttatactctcattgttgtgattggttcttgattttattgagagttaagcccaaaagtttttccccatagatttaattcataaattcattttgtgggaaacttttattagcttatgagtctttgcattttttattgcaagacttttgagcttgtcttgtgtttttgAAGCAAAATTTTTTTGACAAACTTGTGTTCTAAAAATATCTTGTGCATGATCTTTGGAAAtcaatttttgagatatttggcTATACTCTTGAATtctttgaaacattatttgtgtttggcatatatatattgtttcaaagaaagcTTGCTtgcacactctcacactttgattgccgCACTGACATTATCTTAAGAGTTGTAATATTGTCTTCTTTAAGCTTATAAATCTTATCATTTTGAAGTGCATTtgttatactggtacaaatctgcttattggagaagcacgtatttttgtacatgaaatttgtattgattatttgttgtattctaggtgtggcctgaaggggtgataatctagcctggaaggattgtatgtaaaggttgaggtcaaccatggtaatttgacttggttgtaaccggttCCGCTCCATCCATTAAGtcagcattagtggaatccttaggcttgcgagtTGAGGTGGAGACGTAGACAGTATTGactgaaccccgatatcatatcatgtgtgcattttatatttccacaatcgatttactgcacatgtatgttattttcaatagacagtgaatgctgcgcatgatttaattttcacacattatatttatttgcgcatttgggattgcatagataGATCCTAGGTTGCGTATTATTGATATTTGGTATAACCTAAgaagaagtttttaaaattccaattcatcccttcttgggaaaacaccaattccaacatttatGGACAACATCATACACCGTTTCAAAAATCAAACAACATGTGAACTATAGCATGATTTATGATGTTTATGttggttaattaaattcttaatccattttgttttgagtgtatgtgcttgtgtgagggttgaccCGTAGGATTAGGTCAATCAATCCCATCCTACATCAAAGTGTCACGAGTTGAGTATTTCACACTTTTGTAAAGGGTTGTGCGACACTAGTCAaaacactcttacttaactagtcAACCAAAAGTTTACCACAATTTACCAACATTACACTTTCATTGTCATCAAAAGAAATGTAAGCAGAAGCATTAAGTAATTTACGAAAGCAATGATAAGCAAGTGGTAAATATTAAAGTAACGTAATTCATTAAAGCAACACATACGTTAACAATTtgtgtctagcgagggaggcaagtacgCTGAATATGTTTACGATAACTAGTGAGTTTTATAGATTGATAAACACTCACCCTCACCTAAAGAGCTTTGTATGCAATTCTCACTCTAACATTAGGAAACATTAGCTTGAGCCTAAGACAaaactatctttgaaaaataacttCACACTAGTATAATGTCCGGAACAAGCTTCATTCGTAACACTatgcattaattttaaaattttatattttaaaacttaaataTATTTATGTAACAAGAACAAAGTTAAATGGaacttttaaaattaaatatttaaaaatttgaaaatagtaATGAAATAACATGAATAATATTTCTTCATATGTcctattaataaaaaatatttaataatgactatttttagttttaaaaatttaaaatagttATGGAACAACAttaataatagaaaatatttaataatggtTTTATTTATTGTTACATATATAAATTACTACATTATTtgttattaaattaattattggtaGTGATTATACAAAAAATATTActttaagtattattaaatttaaaatttaaaaattaaactacaaaatgaaatttTATGATACAAATGATTAATTTAATTATGCGATGTTTTTTAAAGATTAatcattatatttattatttcataaattAATTCTATTATTagcagtattattattattattattattattattattattattattattattattattattattattattattattaattcaaCTACTATCagcttcaaaaatattaatttaattattattactagCTTGTTACAAAAATGTAATTTCATTATTATTAGGGATTATAAGAATTAAATTATAAACTTATAGGGAGTTTTCAAAATACTAATCCTTTTATTTATGTGGGAATATCAAAATACTAATAATCTTAGttattgtttcataacttaactCACTTATTAAAATTGGTATATatagaaataatttattaaatattattaaattattaattcaattattgatagagattttgaaaaatattaatccAACCAAttcaaaaaagaataaaaaagataGTCAAACTATATTGCTTTGAAGATTACAAATGTTTTtacttcttaaagaaaaggaaataaaagattTAGAGTTATTTAGTTTAGATGTAATGAAGTTCTAATTATTAATAGGCTTTTATGGGATACTTGTAAAATGTTAATAactgtatttattattttataaaataattcaattattattaacaCTTGCAAAATTATTGTTTCATCTAGAATTCATGgttgaaaaaattttaatttaattattattacttGTTACAAAAATATTAACTCCATCATTATTAGTGgatacaaaattttaattataaacttataggacattttcaaaataattgggagttttcaaaatattaattattttatttatttattttcataaattcatttatttattaaaagtGGTTCTAGACGCTTAATTTTATGTGGACCTTGTATAGTAAAATAAGACGgtgttaaaattttaagttttaaaacagtTTGAGGGGTTTTTCAAAATTCGTCAAATTTTAATAAGTGGACACTTGTATAAAAGTTTGGTGAAAAATTATGTTTGAATTAGGAGTGTCTTCTAAGGTCTTTTGCTACTTCGTAGCTCTCATATAGCCATTTTATTTACTAGAAATAAATTACCTATTTACATTACATTACACAGCTTATATGGAGTTTAGTTAGATACACCAAAAAgtacaaaaaagaagaaaaccaaaAATGATAAAAGGTAGCTCACTTATTTGAGTCCCCTAGCCTTTAGCCCTTTAGGGGTGCCTTCACCTGCACACTCAAAAACCCATAGTTGCaacccaaaaaaagaaagaaagaaagaaagaaaggaaaaaaaaaaaaaaaggaaaagaagaagaaacagtGCAGGCGACagagactcaagattcactggCAACTTTTGGACaaaacttttcagaatcctcggttcacaacttgaaatctcttcaagttatcacccacagacagatggatagacggagagattcaatgggctactggAAGAGTACTTGTGCCACTTTGTCAATGCCAAccaaaagaattgggtgcaactacttgatgtggtttagttctgtttcaatgcccaaaagaactcaacaaccaacaagaacccttttgagcttgttataggctaGCAGCCGCTATTACTCACACAATGGATGAGtcgtacagaggaaagagtcctaGGGCGTACATCTACACTAGAGAATGGAGATAGAATGCTGAGATTGCCCGAGCCTACTTGGAGAAAGAAactaagcggatgaagaagtgggcagatcaggggagaagaccgcaacaCTTCAATGTAGGTGACTTGGTTCTTGTTAAGCTTAATACTAAACAAGTCAGGTCACTATGAGGACAAGATAGGAAACTATTTCGCAAATATGAAAGACTAGTCCCCATCTTGGACAAAGTCAGGAAGGTCTTTTACAAAATTGaccctccgacttggatgaaagtgcatcctgtgtttcatgtcagctgcctcaagccataCAATGCCGACACCAACGATCAGAGCAGAAGTCAATCAACTAGAGCAGAAGTGAGTACAATTCAACCTGACAAAtgtgaagttgaagatatccttgtAGTAGAGAGTTCATAtgctcaaggaagaagcggcaggagTTTTTAGTGAAATGGAAATGCCTTGGTGATGAAAAAAACAGTtagatttctgcggaagatatgcaaccgttcatagacaaagttgaagtgtacctagcatTAAAGTCTACAAAGATGtagaccgcataagtgggggagaatgtcacgagctaagcttgttcagggcattatgcttgcctgtgaccacttgccttgtgtgtttgggatgagtttccatcatgtaaatactaatgTAGGGTTTCTTtacagtatttatttcattgtatgccaaataaggcagtatgactccttggtcactttgatatttcctagtgccagagtgagaatagcttggaaagctctttaggggagggtgagtgttcatcattcattgtaaaactcactagctttgtcaacgtatttagcctacttgcctctttcgctaagcacacaatgttAACGAAGctattgttaatgaattatgtttgcttcaatgtttattgcttacTTGACacaactttcatgaattgattagtGATTCCACTgttatttgaatgaatgttaatgaaagtgtttcgtggatgaatgttggtaaacgataggctgaccagttaagcaagagtgctttaccTAGCGCCGCACAgaccttcacaaaggtgtgaaaatagtcggaccgtgacgattgactgtgagataattcaaaaATTGACGCATTACTAATttgcctttttaaaaaaaaaatacataaggTACAATATTGACCTAATTGGAATACTTTATATTAAAAGGGCTTTTTATTTCAAAACCTAAGTAGCTTATAAAATGTTTGAACCACCTCCAAGGGACGAGCGTCTTTGGCTCTTCAATAAAATAAGCTCGGGGTACAATTGAGCCATGACTTctaattttcttaaaattagatAATCAAAGAAAATCATGAACCCAAGAATAACTAACTAAAAAATGCTGTCTATGTGTATGAGAAAGAGAGAGCCAAAGGGGTGTACTtatcatacaatttttttttcaaagtacaACTTCTTTATTTAGTACttacatatgatataaatttcattttttagtAAAATAGTTTTTTGTGTGCAACTTGCTCTTAGTTGACAAATATAAAAAATGGTGACACACAATTAAATATTTGTTAAAAtgcaaatattaataataacacagTGAAATATTTACcaaaaaaagttaattaatgcTCTATAATAAAACAAAAATCCTTCTAAACTACTAAAAAGTAAATTATTAGCATGCTCaagattattaaaatttaaatcttaATTTATCTAACATATATGCTCtaaatacaatttcattttattatgaatatttttttttatgtatacaTGTTTTATCTTCTTgttaaaagataaaaatatttccatacacaaatattttatattattcatACTTTTAGATATAATCTAAAAATGATGCATCACACTAATGTaatgtataaaaaatatttacaatatttttaaaaattataacacTTCCATACCTACTTCACCAGTAAAACTTCATTAATTTGATTGTTTTCAATATTCTAGAAATTCACTCGAAAGGCTTTGAAACTTCGGAAAAGTATATGAGTCCTTAATTTGAGAATTGTTACTAGTGCTCAATTTTGTTGGTAGTTCATAACCTGATTTTATTCACCATGCCTTCTTTTGCAATTCTTTCCTACCATAAATACAACTTGTGTACTTATTAGAACTGCACCTAACCCAATAGCACACTTGAATAAAGTCACTTATTTATTTGCATACTTATTGTAAGCATCAATAGAAGGTTAACATTGTTAGAGCTTAAGTTGTAGTTTTGAGTTTGATGTTAGCACACCTTACTTCCCTCCTTTATTTTCTTACATCATGAccattgaaaatttaaaagaagCTCAAGCTGCAATGGAGAAGAAATTAAGACTGATGAGGATACTTATTTATGTGAATTAATACTTTACAACCCTTAGAAATTGGCGAAGAGATCTTATCAGCCTAGGCAACTTTATAAGGATGCGGGTGAGGCTGGTAATTGAGAGTCGACCTATTTTTCAGGCATGCGTTCATGGAACCACCTCTATTTATGACTACTTTGTTGACTTGTATCTCCACACTTAACATGATTGTTGAAGATATTGGTGTTCCTAGGATTGAAATTGAAGGTTTCAATTCATTAAGATATTTAGCAACCCATTCTGAAGCTCTGTCCTAGATTTCAAATTGGAATGGAATTGGTGGATTCAACTCATTAAGCTATTTAGTAACCCATTCTTCAAACCTCAAATGCCCATGCTCTCTACAAGTATAGGTGTGCGGAGTTTGGTGGGGATAATTTAACTAATGTGAATTTGAATGAAGGCTAGGGATCATCGGTTCAGTTGCCCACGTACTGAATGTCTGTTTATCACATAGATGAACAGTATGGCCCCGCTGACTCTCCCATTGATTTTTACACCATTACGAACATTGTGTTTGACGAGAGGatgaacattacgaatgatgttaatttagaagatgatgaaaatattGAGCAGGAAATTGTTGAAGCGTTAAATGAGTTCACCGATTATGGAATTATGTCGCCCGCAATGATGTGAATCCGTCCTCCCAAGAAACAAATGATGACATCTATAATAGGAAGTTTATGGATGAACCTCTAATAGATGCTGAAATTGATGTAGATGCTACAAATGTGACATGCTAAGAGGAGCTGCCTATACAAGTCACTTGTTGGGATGAGTCATCTGAGTTATGTAAGGGGGTGATCTTTGAGTCCAAGGATCAGTTGATAGTTGCGGTGCAGATTTATCATGCTCAAAAGCACCATGACTTCTACATAGTGTACTCTAACCCATAGTTATAGGTTGCTAAGTGTAAGGAGGAGTCTAAGTGCAGATGGAGATTGCGTGCAATGTTGCGCAAGAAACATGATCTGTTCAAAATCACTTGATATGGTGGTCCACACATGTGTTTGAATCAAATGCTATCGTAGGGCCATAACCAAATTATATCGTCCTTAATTTGTGGGGAGATAATAAATATGATTAGGGGAGATGCATCTACATCAATCGTTACATTGAAGGAATTTATAAATCATCACTTCGGCTATTCTATATCATATAAAAAGGTATGGTTGGGAAAAAAGAAGGCCACTGCTTGAGTCTTCGGAGATTGGGAGATCTCGTATCAAATGTtgccgaagtggatggaagctaTGTGCACGTATAGTTCTGGTATTGTTGTAAAGAGAAGGTGGACTACTATTCTAGAATACGAAAATTCTGCAATgttagtatttgtattttggtcatttgcagcattTGTTGAGGGTTTTCATCATTGACCacctgttatatatataaatgggaCACACCGATACAGGAAGTATAAAGGTAAACTTCTTATTGCTATGTCTCTGGATGCAAACAGGCAAATATTTTCCTTTACTCTCGCCATTTTCCTTGAGGAAAGCTTTGACACATGAAATTGGTTTCTATGTTCTCTTCATTTCGTTATTGATAGAGATGACATTTGCCTGATTTCAGATTGACATGCAAGCATCCTAGCTACTGTGCAATGAGATCGTGATTAACAACCACCATGTGTCCACCACTGATTTCTCCTTCGATATGTGCTAAGCAACTTCAATACTAAAGTAAAAAATGTCAATCTAAAGCGTATGGCGGAGCAAGCTagaagggagcatcaggtaaaAAAAATTGacaagtggatggagaggataatTATTGAAGGTGGAGAACCAACAAAGTTATTTTTTTACCAGATCCTTCCTTATATGTGGACTCGTGCCACCACGGTGGACAAAAGTATAAGAACATGACCACTAATCTTGTCGAGTGTTTCAACACCATCCTTAAAAGAGCGCGTAGCCTGCTAATAACGACCTTTGTGTAACTAACATTTTGTCACATTGCACATTTTTTCAATAGTCTACTAGAGGTAGCTCATAAGGCAATTTTTGGAGGAAATGCATTTACTCCACACATACTGTTATCCATGGAAAGAGGGAAGCTTAAGGCGACTGGACATCGAGTCACAACGTTCAACAGGTCCAGTGATACCTTTAGCATAACAATGGAGCAACAACGGCCATATAAAGGAAATAATGCAAAAAAATTGAGCTTCAACGGATGCCAATGCTAATGTGTGAAGTGGTAAGATTTATACTTTTCCTACTCCCACCTATTATttagagacccgaacccgtaaaataagaaaatgataaaaaaagggaatttttgcaggctttgttgatgaagccaatgttctcgttgacgaatgtccttTAGTGCTTCATCGttgaaattcagagtctcgtcggCGAAGAGATATCGACCAAAAGAAGAAAATATCAGGCTTGGGTTCATCAATGAAGGAGGAGGTTTGTTGATGAACAATCTTCTATGGTTCTTCGATGAGGGACCAATTTGTTGACGAATTTGATCGGGTCAAAAGACCTATAAATAGGAATTttcattgcttaagggttaagaaacttaaaattctctctctctctagaactggcgagttttttttttctctttctctctctctctctctacgatcctttgCCATTCGTCACCTATTTCGATGAttggaagttaccacgatgatcaaGGAGCTAGGATCTACAGTTCTAGTGGATCATATTCTCTATCTAGTAGAAAGTCGGGATTTAGATTTTTGAGCGTTTTGGTTTATTTCAGTAAAAATAAGAGGATTATGTTTAATGTAGTGTTTTAATGTTTTTGATATGA
Coding sequences within:
- the LOC131143949 gene encoding uncharacterized mitochondrial protein AtMg00810-like translates to MAMEAEYESIMKNDTWEIVDSPPHRKVEGFDVTETFAPTACMETIRLVLATTAHRTWVLFQMDVKSAFLNGHLKEEVYVMQPLGFEFPNSDNKENEMYVIIVLYVDDLMLIGDHKEKINNIREGLCLEFKMTYLGLLHSFLGIKVWQHPGEIFISQQRYAEELLKAFGMAERTPVVTPMEVNIKLSIEDPSPLIDTKMYRSLIGSLVYLCNTRPNISFAIGILSRFTNKLREIHWKAGMRVLKYIKGTPHFGISYTSGNSLIGYCDSDWAGDIDSKKSVSGYCFLFGNRIISWTRKKQSTMSLSFTEVEYKSARHTSCEAVWIRRLLTDIGITINATTLIHCDN